A DNA window from Atribacterota bacterium contains the following coding sequences:
- the rplL gene encoding 50S ribosomal protein L7/L12 has product MIEKVENLTVLELADLVKALEDKFGVSAAVPVAAQAAAPAQGGNAAQEEEKTEFDVILKDVGANKIKVIKEVRAATGLGLKESKDLVEGAPKPVKEKIEKKDADALKEKLEAVGATVEIK; this is encoded by the coding sequence ATTATAGAGAAAGTAGAAAACCTAACTGTTTTGGAATTAGCTGACCTGGTGAAAGCTCTAGAAGATAAATTTGGTGTGAGTGCAGCAGTTCCTGTTGCAGCACAGGCGGCAGCACCTGCCCAAGGAGGAAATGCTGCTCAAGAAGAAGAAAAGACTGAGTTTGATGTTATTCTAAAAGACGTGGGCGCAAATAAGATTAAGGTTATCAAAGAAGTTAGAGCAGCAACCGGACTTGGTTTAAAAGAATCTAAAGATCTCGTTGAAGGAGCACCAAAACCAGTAAAAGAAAAAATTGAGAAGAAAGATGCCGATGCTCTAAAAGAAAAATTGGAAGCTGTTGGCGCAACTGTAGAAATAAAATAA
- the rpoB gene encoding DNA-directed RNA polymerase subunit beta gives MQNKKLKIIDYSKIDSFIDPPHFLDIQKNSYKKFLQEDIPAEKRQNIGLHKVFRDVFPIQDFTGNLILDYVHYSIKDNKYSPLECWERGSTYSAPLEVRISLVNKKTGEIKEQDVFMGEIPLMTESGSFIINGAERVIVNQLIRSPGIYYGIDESGTNKSLYNYRIIPNRGSWLEFGFDTNNMIYVRIDKKRKIPATALLRALGYERNEDIMELFDNCEIIQETLSKDNTHSKREALIEIFRKLRPSEPPTDRNTRQLLDRLLFDSKRYDLADVGRYKVNQKLSIQNRILDRTTSKAVVDPETGRTLVKKNTLINQKIAETIRKSNIEKVYVFNNNDEEIAVYNEKIDTNVLLIDTDEGRIDDKNIGLQLVEDIINHKSGEIIAQSGQILDEELLLKISEIKPDVLVKKGNALCKDDIIASLRYLVNLHYGIGYIDDIDHLGNRRVKTVGDLLLDQFYIGLIRMERVIKERMTIQPDLSAVTPQALINIRPLVASIKQFFGSSQLSQFMDQTNPLSEITHKRRLSALGPGGLTRERAGFEVRDVHYSHYGRICPIETPEGPNIGLIGSLSIYGRINDFGFIETPYRKVENGKLTDTIIYLTADEEDQYKIAQINVNIDKNNKITQEDVPCRYRDDYLTVSPKEVDFIDIAPNQMASISASLIPFLEHDDANRALMGTNMQRQSVPVIKTEMPFVMTGIEERVAKDSGTIILAEEEGVVEKVTGEKIVIKGDSGNKKEYFLKKFHRSNQGTCINQTPIVSEGQKVSKDTPIADGPNTDQGALSLGRNVLVAYMAWEGYNFEDAIIISDKLVQNDVFTSIHISEHECDARDTKLGPEEITADIPNIGENNLANLDEDGIIRIGTEVESGDILVGKVTPKGETELGPEERLLRAIFGEKAREVRDTSLRVPHGDRGKVIDVKVFSRENGDEIAPGVNKMVRVFIAQKRKVSEGDKISGRHGNKGVIAKILPVNDMPFLPDGTPVDVILNPLGVPSRMNVGQILEIHLGWVAKELGINIVTPVFNGAKEEDIAKALVDAGLPKDGKSILYDGRTGLPFDQKVTVGYSYILKLIHLVDDKIHARSTGPYSLVTQQPLGGKAQFGGQRFGEMEVWALEGYGAAYNLQEMLTIKSDDVAGRIKTYESIVKGENIPVPGIPESFKVLIRELRSLCLNVKVLDRDGKEIEIKEDLEVKDRIDQDFMDHLT, from the coding sequence GTGCAGAATAAAAAATTAAAAATAATAGATTATTCAAAAATAGATAGTTTTATTGACCCACCTCACTTTCTTGATATTCAGAAAAATTCTTATAAGAAATTTTTACAGGAAGATATCCCTGCAGAAAAAAGACAAAATATAGGTTTGCACAAAGTATTTAGAGATGTATTTCCTATTCAAGATTTTACCGGAAATCTGATATTAGATTATGTTCATTATTCAATAAAAGATAACAAATATTCCCCCCTTGAATGCTGGGAGAGAGGTAGTACGTATTCTGCACCGTTAGAAGTAAGAATTAGCCTGGTAAATAAAAAGACAGGAGAAATAAAAGAGCAGGATGTTTTTATGGGTGAAATACCCTTAATGACTGAAAGTGGAAGTTTTATTATAAACGGAGCTGAAAGAGTTATCGTAAACCAGCTTATACGGTCTCCCGGTATTTACTATGGTATCGATGAATCCGGTACTAATAAATCATTATACAATTATAGAATTATTCCTAACCGTGGTTCCTGGTTAGAATTTGGTTTTGATACCAACAATATGATCTATGTTCGTATTGATAAAAAAAGAAAAATACCAGCCACTGCCCTGTTGAGGGCGTTAGGTTACGAGAGAAATGAAGATATTATGGAATTATTTGATAATTGCGAGATTATTCAGGAAACATTATCAAAAGACAATACCCATAGCAAAAGAGAAGCACTAATTGAAATATTTAGAAAATTAAGACCAAGCGAACCTCCCACCGACAGAAATACTCGACAACTTTTAGATAGATTGCTTTTTGATTCGAAGAGGTATGACTTGGCTGATGTTGGACGTTACAAAGTAAACCAGAAATTAAGTATTCAGAATAGAATATTAGATAGAACAACCTCCAAAGCAGTAGTCGATCCGGAAACCGGACGAACTTTGGTTAAGAAAAATACTCTTATTAATCAAAAAATAGCTGAGACAATAAGAAAATCGAATATTGAAAAAGTATATGTATTTAATAATAATGATGAGGAAATCGCAGTTTATAATGAGAAAATTGATACCAATGTCCTCTTGATTGACACAGATGAAGGCAGGATTGATGATAAGAATATAGGATTACAGTTAGTCGAGGATATTATAAATCATAAGTCAGGGGAAATAATAGCACAAAGTGGTCAGATTTTGGATGAGGAACTACTTCTAAAGATTAGCGAAATTAAACCAGACGTTTTAGTAAAAAAGGGAAATGCTTTATGTAAAGATGATATTATAGCCTCATTGAGATATTTGGTTAATCTCCACTATGGTATTGGCTATATTGATGATATTGACCATTTGGGAAACAGAAGAGTTAAGACTGTCGGAGATTTATTATTAGATCAATTTTATATTGGTTTAATTAGAATGGAAAGAGTTATTAAAGAGAGAATGACTATTCAACCAGATTTATCGGCTGTTACCCCGCAGGCATTAATAAATATACGACCCCTGGTAGCTTCTATTAAGCAATTTTTTGGAAGCAGCCAGTTGTCACAATTTATGGACCAGACAAATCCACTTTCAGAAATAACTCATAAAAGAAGATTATCGGCGCTTGGTCCGGGAGGATTAACCAGAGAAAGAGCAGGATTTGAAGTACGGGATGTTCACTATAGTCATTATGGCAGAATATGTCCTATAGAAACACCTGAAGGACCTAATATAGGCTTGATCGGATCATTAAGTATTTACGGAAGAATAAATGATTTTGGCTTTATTGAGACACCTTATCGGAAAGTAGAAAATGGAAAACTTACAGATACAATTATCTATCTTACTGCTGACGAAGAAGATCAATATAAGATTGCGCAGATTAATGTAAATATAGATAAAAATAATAAAATTACACAGGAAGACGTTCCATGTCGATACAGGGATGATTATTTGACAGTATCCCCAAAAGAAGTTGACTTTATCGATATAGCACCAAACCAGATGGCAAGTATTTCAGCCAGTTTAATTCCTTTTCTGGAGCATGATGATGCAAACAGGGCCTTAATGGGAACAAATATGCAGAGACAGTCTGTCCCGGTAATTAAAACGGAAATGCCTTTTGTTATGACAGGAATAGAAGAAAGAGTAGCTAAGGATTCGGGTACTATAATTTTAGCAGAAGAAGAAGGTGTTGTAGAAAAAGTAACCGGTGAAAAGATTGTCATAAAGGGTGATAGTGGTAATAAAAAAGAGTATTTTTTAAAAAAATTCCACAGGTCTAACCAGGGAACCTGTATTAACCAGACACCAATTGTTTCTGAAGGACAAAAAGTAAGCAAAGATACACCAATTGCTGATGGGCCTAACACAGACCAGGGTGCATTATCTTTAGGTAGAAATGTATTAGTAGCTTATATGGCCTGGGAAGGATATAATTTTGAAGATGCAATAATTATCAGTGATAAACTGGTTCAGAATGATGTTTTTACATCCATACATATTAGTGAACATGAATGTGATGCAAGAGATACCAAGTTAGGCCCTGAAGAGATAACTGCTGATATCCCAAATATCGGAGAGAATAATTTAGCTAATCTGGATGAGGATGGAATCATAAGAATAGGGACAGAAGTTGAGTCGGGGGACATATTGGTAGGAAAAGTAACCCCAAAGGGTGAAACTGAATTAGGACCTGAAGAAAGATTGCTAAGGGCTATTTTTGGTGAAAAAGCAAGAGAAGTGAGGGATACGTCATTACGGGTACCTCATGGTGATAGAGGAAAAGTAATTGATGTTAAGGTTTTCTCCAGGGAAAATGGTGATGAAATAGCACCTGGTGTAAATAAAATGGTACGGGTTTTTATTGCCCAGAAACGGAAAGTTTCCGAGGGAGATAAAATTTCTGGTAGACATGGTAATAAAGGAGTTATTGCAAAAATACTTCCAGTTAATGATATGCCGTTTTTGCCGGATGGTACTCCTGTCGATGTTATTCTTAACCCACTTGGGGTTCCTTCTAGAATGAACGTAGGACAGATACTTGAAATACATTTGGGATGGGTTGCAAAAGAACTTGGAATAAATATTGTAACCCCGGTATTCAATGGTGCCAAAGAAGAAGACATAGCAAAAGCTTTAGTTGATGCAGGTTTGCCAAAAGATGGGAAAAGTATTTTATATGATGGAAGAACTGGGTTGCCTTTTGATCAAAAGGTTACAGTCGGTTACAGCTATATTCTAAAATTAATACATTTAGTTGATGATAAAATTCACGCCAGGTCAACCGGACCTTATTCCCTTGTTACCCAACAACCGCTGGGTGGAAAAGCACAATTTGGAGGGCAAAGATTTGGCGAGATGGAAGTATGGGCACTGGAAGGATATGGGGCTGCTTATAATTTGCAGGAAATGCTAACAATAAAATCAGATGATGTTGCAGGAAGAATAAAAACCTATGAATCAATTGTTAAGGGTGAAAATATACCGGTACCCGGTATACCAGAGTCTTTTAAAGTTTTGATAAGAGAGCTCAGGAGTCTTTGTTTAAATGTAAAAGTATTAGACCGGGACGGCAAAGAGATAGAAATAAAAGAAGATTTAGAAGTCAAAGACAGAATAGATCAAGATTTTATGGACCACTTAACATAA